CAGGCTGTTTTTATTGTGGATGAAGCGTCCATGATTCAGGATAACCGGCAGGAATTTTCTTCAGGAAGTCTTTTGGATGATTTGATGCAGTATGTTTTTTCGGGAAAAGGAAATAAATTGTTGCTGGTGGGCGATTCGGCCCAGCTTCCGCCGGTAGGGCTGGACATGAGCCCTGCACTGGATACCGGTTATCTGCAGACGGCTTTTCATCTTACCGCTTTTTCGTTTGAGATGCGCGAAGTGATGCGGCAGGTACAGGATTCGGCTATTCTTTCGCTGGCTACCCTTCTCCGGAAGAAAATAGAGAAACAGGATGCCAATCCTCCATTTTTCTTGTGGAAACACATTGGCCAGGATGTGCAGATCGTGGAAGATGCCTATATGCTGGAAGATCTGATGCAGACGGCTTTTTCCGGAGATGAAAATACCGGCAGTATTGTGATTACCCGTAGCAATAAAATGGCAAACCGGTACAATGAACAGATCCGAAGCCGGATACAGATGCGCGAAAGGGAGCCGGAAGCCGGAGACCGGCTGATGGTGGTGAAAAACAATTATTTCTGGTTGCCATCGGATTCGGCAGCCGGATTTATCGCCAATGGCGATATGATTCAGATTGTCAGGGTGAACCATATTGAAGAGATGTATGGTTTTCGTTTTGCTGAGGCCGAGATCCGCTTGGAAGATTATCCGGATGAAAAGGAGCTGACGGTTCAGTTGCTTCTGGATACCCTGGAGACGGATGGACCGGATATTTCAGCCGAAGAACAACGACGGTTTTTTGATCAGGTTTCGTTGGATTATATGTCGGTTCCACAACGTTCCAAACGGTTGGCCGCCATTAAAAAAGATCCTTATTTCAATGCTTTGCACGTAAAATATGCTTATGCGATTACCTGTCATAAAACGCAGGGAGGACAGTGGCCGGTGGTTTTTATTGATCCGGGTTACCTGCCGGATGAAAGAATAAACATAGAGTATCTTCGCTGGCTGTACACTGCGTTTACCCGGGCCACACAAAAAGTTTATCTGTTGAATTTTAAACCGGAATTTTTTGAATAAAGACATAAAAAAAAGCGCCTTTTGGGCGCTTTTTTTACAAATGCTTGATTATTGTCTCTATCCGAGATAAGATTTTAAGATCTTACTGCGTGAAGTCTGTTTCAGGCGCCGGATAGCTTTTTCTTTGATTTGACGCACTCTTTCGCGGGTCAAATCAAATTTCTCACCAATTTCTTCCAACGTCATGGGATGACCGCCGTTCAGTCCGAAATAGAGCCGGATGACATCTGCTTCACGCT
The sequence above is drawn from the Candidatus Sulfidibacterium hydrothermale genome and encodes:
- a CDS encoding ATP-dependent DNA helicase — protein: MTTLQHEIEGILSRFQYRPTRDQETAIRHLAAFGMSTKTNPLYLLRGYAGTGKTSLISAFVHYLRGNQRRFVLLAPTGRAAKVLAQYTGLKAYTIHRWIYRSVVRDDGRWNLVLSSNPLEQAVFIVDEASMIQDNRQEFSSGSLLDDLMQYVFSGKGNKLLLVGDSAQLPPVGLDMSPALDTGYLQTAFHLTAFSFEMREVMRQVQDSAILSLATLLRKKIEKQDANPPFFLWKHIGQDVQIVEDAYMLEDLMQTAFSGDENTGSIVITRSNKMANRYNEQIRSRIQMREREPEAGDRLMVVKNNYFWLPSDSAAGFIANGDMIQIVRVNHIEEMYGFRFAEAEIRLEDYPDEKELTVQLLLDTLETDGPDISAEEQRRFFDQVSLDYMSVPQRSKRLAAIKKDPYFNALHVKYAYAITCHKTQGGQWPVVFIDPGYLPDERINIEYLRWLYTAFTRATQKVYLLNFKPEFFE